A window of Mytilus edulis chromosome 10, xbMytEdul2.2, whole genome shotgun sequence contains these coding sequences:
- the LOC139491516 gene encoding piggyBac transposable element-derived protein 4-like, protein MSDTSEDEFEGFSAGEIELACQRYQVQLAQNGIGDDFLISDIESELSDDNNDEPQLVDINNAGDAPNNDGWHQEFDIYERGLPHLFQPRNTTGPQNILGPEKDIIDFFQLFLSDHLLQQIIEKSDGYAKLQKDLNPDLHKSAWSCPSLPEMKAFIGLTFLMGIDVKPDLKSYWSKDCLETPYFATVLARDRFMQIMRYLHFTDPHQRVPQRGEPNYDSTYKVRYFMDALNQQMRDQYIPKRNVSIDECMIPYKGRVALKQYMPAKPTKWGIKLWALAESDTGYMSFCKIYQGKTDRTHVGLASTVVISCLEGANLSRQGYHVYMDNYFSSPELFTNLFENLDTGACGTVRQNRRGLPQDLMTKKPVGITQRGDSQFRQKGAISATVWKDKKNVSVISTIHDNSLTEVSRIVQQEGQFQRQQLQCPKMVADYTSHMGGVDRCDQYIQYYFFCHKTNKWPKRVFFKMLEIIKFNAYRLLQMSPNHQQTTSMTYLDFSKSVATQLIAGYTTRDNRRGRPSNLPVEVRLTHRHLPADLGNKTWCHVCWHRVANDTQEKRRQTKYGCVECSKHLCMPHCFSLPLSQKLHFLIDSYFVTHEVEGKYIIC, encoded by the coding sequence atgtccGACACTTCAGAGGACGAGTTTGAGGGGTTTTCGGCGGGTGAAATCGAACTTGCATGCCAAAGATATCAAGTGCAATTAGCCCAAAACGGCATTGGTGATGATTTTCTGATAAGTGATATTGAAAGTGAACTGTCTGATGACAATAATGATGAACCACAACTTGTTGACATAAATAATGCCGGTGATGCACCCAACAATGATGGATGGCACCAAGAGTTTGATATTTATGAAAGAGGTCTCCCCCATCTGTTCCAACCTAGAAATACTACTGGTCCACAAAATATATTAGGCCCAGAGAAGGATATAATTGACTTTTTCCAACTGTTCTTATCTGACCACCTTTTACAACAGATAATTGAGAAAAGTGATGGCTATGCAAAGTTGCAAAAAGATTTGAATCCTGACCTACACAAGTCAGCTTGGTCTTGTCCCTCCTTGCCCGAGATGAAGGCTTTTATTGGTTTAACTTTCCTAATGGGTATTGATGTAAAGCCAGATTTAAAATCCTACTGGTCTAAAGATTGTCTGGAAACCCCATATTTTGCCACAGTTTTGGCACGTGACAGGTTCATGCAAATTATGAGATATCTACACTTTACTGATCCTCACCAGCGAGTTCCACAAAGAGGGGAGCCTAACTACGACAGTACTTACAAAGTCAGATACTTTATGGACGCCCTTAACCAAcaaatgagggatcaatatatACCTAAAAGAAATGTATCAATAGATGAGTGTATGATACCATACAAGGGAAGGGTTGCGTTGAAACAATACATGCCTGCAAAACCAACAAAATGGGGAATTAAGCTCTGGGCGTTGGCAGAGTCTGACACTGGGTATATGTCATTTTGTAAAATCTACCAGGGCAAAACAGATCGAACCCATGTAGGGTTGGCTAGCACTGTCGTTATTTCCTGTCTTGAAGGTGCCAATTTATCCAGACAAGGTTACCATGTTTACATGGATAACTACTTTTCCAGTCCTGAATTGTTCACcaatttatttgaaaatcttGACACTGGAGCCTGTGGAACAGTCCGTCAAAACAGAAGAGGCTTACCACAGGATTTAATGACAAAGAAGCCTGTTGGTATTACACAGAGAGGAGACAGTCAATTTAGGCAAAAGGGGGCAATTTCAGCTACAGTATGGAAAGACAAGAAAAATGTTTCTGTGATATCTACCATCCATGACAACAGCTTGACGGAAGTGAGTAGAATTGTTCAACAAGAAGGACAATTCCAAAGGCAGCAACTCCAATGTCCAAAGATGGTTGCAGATTACACCAGCCACATGGGCGGTGTCGACCGTTGTGACCAGTACATACAGTACTATTTCTTCTgtcacaaaacaaataaatggccAAAGAGAGTGTTCTTCAAGATGCTGGAAATTATTAAGTTTAATGCTTACCGTCTGTTACAAATGTCACCAAATCACCAGCAAACTACATCAATGACCTATTTGGATTTTTCTAAATCAGTTGCAACTCAACTCATTGCAGGGTATACCACAAGGGACAACCGTAGGGGGAGGCCATCTAACCTACCTGTAGAAGTCAGACTAACACACAGACATTTACCAGCAGATTTGGGTAACAAGACATGGTGTCATGTATGCTGGCATAGGGTAGCTAATGATACTCAGGAAAAAAGGCGTCAGACAAAATATGGTTGCGTAGAATGTAGCAAACACCTTTGCATGCCACATTGCTTTAGTCTACCACTCAGTCAGAAATTACACTTCTTAATTGACAGTTACTTTGTTACACATGAAGTTGAAGGAAAATACATAATTTGCTGA